The genomic stretch CCGCACGGTCGAGATCCAACGGCTCATCGGTCGCTCGATTCGCGCCGTCCTCGATCTGAAGAAGCTCGGCGAGAACACGCTCTGGATCGACTGCGACGTCCTGCAAGCCGACGGCGGCACGCGCACCGCCTCGATCACCGGTGCCTACCTCGCGGCCCGCATGGCCGTGCAGCGTCTCCTCGACGCCAAGTCGATCCCGGACAATCCGTTCAGCGACTCCGTCGCCGCGATCAGCGTCGGCGTCTGGGCCGACATGGAACTCGTCGATCTCGCCTACGTGGAAGACAAGGACGCGGAAGTGGACTTCAACATCGTCATGACCGGCTCGGGACGCTTCGTCGAGGTGCAGGGCACCGGCGAGGAAGCGACCTTTTCCGGCGAGCAACTCCAGAACCTCATCGCTCTCGGCGCACAGTCGATCCGCCGCATCACGTCGCTCCAGGACGCGTTTCTCGCGAAGCAACTCGGCTCGATGCGCCCGCTCGCGAAGGCGTGACGGCCCGCTGCTCTGCGGATCGATTCTGACCGACCACACCTTTTCCGTCTCATACGGCTGGCTTATCATTTGCTCAGGCGCGGCCCGCTGGTAGACCCATTTCCAATCATGAACATCCACGAGTATCAGGCCAAAGCGCTGTTCGAGAAGTACGGCGTCCCCTGTCCCAAAGGCATCGCGGCGCAGCGCCCCGAAGAATTCGAGCAGGCGCTCGGCACGATCGGTCTGCCCTGCGTCGTGAAGTCGCAAATCCACGCCGGTGGTCGCGGAAAGGGCACGTTCACCGACGGCTTCAAGGGCGGCGTGAAGTTCTCCCGCACCCGCGAAGAGGCGCTCGCGAACGCGCAAGCCATGCTCGGCAACACGCTCGTGACCAAGCAGACCGGCCCCGCCGGCCGCAAGGTGCAGACGCTCTACTTCAGCGAGGGCTGCGACATCGAGAAGGAGTACTACCTCGCCATCCTCCTCGATCGCGCCAGCTCGCGTCCCGTGATCATCGCCTCGACCGAAGGCGGCGTCGACATCGAGACCGTCGCCGAGGAGACGCCCGAGAAGATCACCAAGGTGTTCGTCGATCCCGCCGTCGGTCTACAAGGCTTCCAAGCGCGGCAGATCGCGTTCGGCCTCGGCTTCACCGGCGATCTCTTCAAGCAGGCCGTGAAACTCCTCGATCGCCTCTACGCGATGTTCTGGGAACTCGACGCCTCGATGGTCGAAGTGAATCCCCTCATCACGACCAAGGACGGCAAGCTCCTCGCCCTCGACGCCAAGGTCGGTTTCGACGACAACGCCCTCTTCCGCCACCCCGAGATCGTCGCCCTGCGCGACCTCAACGAAGAGGACTCGAAGGAGATCGAGGCCTCGAAGTACTCGCTCAGCTACATCGCGCTCGACGGCAACATCGCCTGCCTCGTGAACGGTGCCGGTCTCGCCATGGCGACGATGGACATCATCAAGCACTTCGGTGGCGAACCCGCCAACTTC from Opitutales bacterium ASA1 encodes the following:
- a CDS encoding ribonuclease PH — protein: MDSLLRPDGRRHDEARPISFEPDIAPHAHGSVLVSCGQTRVICAAMLEPRVPAWMRQQGVKGGWLTAEYSLLPYSTHERKARDISRGKLDGRTVEIQRLIGRSIRAVLDLKKLGENTLWIDCDVLQADGGTRTASITGAYLAARMAVQRLLDAKSIPDNPFSDSVAAISVGVWADMELVDLAYVEDKDAEVDFNIVMTGSGRFVEVQGTGEEATFSGEQLQNLIALGAQSIRRITSLQDAFLAKQLGSMRPLAKA
- the sucC gene encoding ADP-forming succinate--CoA ligase subunit beta, with protein sequence MNIHEYQAKALFEKYGVPCPKGIAAQRPEEFEQALGTIGLPCVVKSQIHAGGRGKGTFTDGFKGGVKFSRTREEALANAQAMLGNTLVTKQTGPAGRKVQTLYFSEGCDIEKEYYLAILLDRASSRPVIIASTEGGVDIETVAEETPEKITKVFVDPAVGLQGFQARQIAFGLGFTGDLFKQAVKLLDRLYAMFWELDASMVEVNPLITTKDGKLLALDAKVGFDDNALFRHPEIVALRDLNEEDSKEIEASKYSLSYIALDGNIACLVNGAGLAMATMDIIKHFGGEPANFLDVGGGASKDQVEAAFKIILTDPNVKGILVNIFGGIMDCNVIAQGVVAAVREIGLNIPLVVRLEGNNVEAGKKTLAESGLAITSGDTMADAAKKIVALVA